One window of the Dreissena polymorpha isolate Duluth1 chromosome 5, UMN_Dpol_1.0, whole genome shotgun sequence genome contains the following:
- the LOC127831967 gene encoding uncharacterized protein LOC127831967 isoform X2, whose product MKCIHLCRAAVRSEQLRLHQQLEKVVNLREERERERGASGKCLPPQPYDQCTVDLRSLVIELHLIPEFPEQSRQIANDIANIINNKDTELKNKELIQNKEAIRAASDRAFSGFGEYYAQLGCIEIHVRLNSIQSLIQLISKCVSGSITDTLKPILDIVRTIPGCETYELHAVLYKDAYNHVMDGIASQVLRELENRCLEEEPKKKVKKVSATDRGSLLLRVGYPSVEEKEAIELAVKNGELYAIFNELENELKTICSDKKLRLQTSVFEDSIPQTDTEHAPEPSADDVRKVVVSQKPSTSPKKRELQVVKSLDIRAGNDSEDPNITGCSIVSLKRLAVADRANRCIKLVDTEAGKCSGQSLTLPYAPWDVINIDENTAIASAPSAGKLLRLKIGADKIELTHEYEYHDSCRGLAYSSGRLYVTYGRPYAKINLFNIFDASVQQTIHHGMMHDPWYITVDNANKSMYVSETENPTILHLSSEGRALKCIDFSGIGEEPLGVILKDSSKLWVCCYSCDKTQSLLEIDVESGESEILFKDEGKYPSVIQIHRRSGNIFLNSKGSSCMIQCTMNAI is encoded by the exons atgaagtgtattcatttgtgtcgAGCCGCGgtcaggtcag AGCAACTAAGACTTCACCAGCAGTTGGAAAAAGTTGTAAATTTACGGGAAG AGCGAGAGCGAGAACGTGGTGCATCAGGAAAATGTTTACCGCCCCAGCCATACGACCAATGTACAGTAGATTTGAGAA GTCTTGTGATCGAGTTGCACCTGATTCCTGAATTTCCGGAGCAAAGTCGACAGATAGCTAATGACATTGCGAACATTATTAACAACAAGGATACAGAACTGAAAAATAAAGAGTTGATACAAAATAAAGAAGCCATCCGAGCCGCATCGGATAGAGCATTTAGTGGCTTTGGTG AATACTACGCTCAACTAGGCTGTATCGAGATTCACGTTCGGCTCAACAGTATCCAAAGTTTGATCCAACTCATCTCAAAGTGTGTCTCTGGGTCAATAACCGATACGTTGAAACCAATTCTTGACATAGTGCGCACAATCCCTGGATGCGAAACGTACGAACTGCACGCTGTTCTATACAAGGATGCGTATAACCACGTCATGGATGGCATAG CGTCACAGGTGCTTAGAGAGCTCGAGAATAGATGCCTTGAGGAAGAACCGAAGAAAAAGGTGAAAAAAGTATCAGCAACCGATCGCGGATCACTACTGCTGAGGGTCGGATATCCGAGTGTAGAGGAAAAGGAAGCGATTGAACTAGCTGTGAAAAACGGGGAACTTTATGCAATATTCAATGAACTCGAAAATGAATTGAAAACGATATGTTCTGACAAGAAACTGCGTTTGCAGACATCGGTTTTTGAAGATAGCATTCCCCAAACAG ATACTGAACACGCTCCAGAACCTAGCGCTGATGACGTGAGGAAGGTTGTAGTAAG CCAAAAGCCATCAACATCACCAAAGAAAAGGGAGTTACAAGTTGTTAAAAGTCTAGACATAAGAGCTGGAAACGATTCAGAAGATCCTAACATTACCGGATGTTCAATTGTATCTCTTAAACGACTCGCTGTGGCAGATCGTGCTAACAGATGCATCAAGTTAGTGGATACAGAAGCTGGTAAATGCTCTGGACAGTCGTTGACATTGCCATATGCCCCGTGGGATGTGATAAACATAGACGAGAACACCGCGATAGCATCCGCGCCATCTGCTGGAAAATTACTGCGTCTGAAAATAGGAGCTGATAAAATAGAATTAACTCACGAGTATGAGTACCATGATTCCTGTCGCGGATTGGCATATTCTTCCGGGCGATTGTATGTCACATACGGACGTCCTTATGCAAAGATCAATCTCTTTAACATATTTGACGCATCGGTACAGCAAACAATACATCATGGAATGATGCATGACCCTTGGTATATCACTGTTGATAACGCAAATAAATCAATGTACGTATCAGAAACGGAAAACCCCACAATCCTGCACTTAAGCAGTGAAGGAAGAGCTTTGAAATGTATTGATTTTAGTGGAATTGGTGAAGAACCGTTGGGAGTTATTTTGAAGGATAGTTCCAAGTTGTGGGTTTGCTGCTACagctgtgacaaaacacaatctCTTCTTGAGATCGATGTTGAAAGTGGAGAAAGTGAGATCCTTTTTAAAGACGAAGGCAAATACCCAAGTGTCATACAGATCCACCGACGTTCGGGAAACATATTTTTGAACTCAAAGGGATCATCTTGTATGATACAGTGTACAATGAATgcaatttaa
- the LOC127831967 gene encoding uncharacterized protein LOC127831967 isoform X1 — protein sequence MRSGRHVVLIYNRNITLDFGVLDTYARMAQSDNTKSNILAYVHMHVVRRVLRRLLEYCVYQEDNTWTVDRFLFQNMHRILETRIGRETRQVLFPGYREDTNVASWPLILFPFLITEISGTSLSSEIVDIIRQLTDLRHTLHGRIFSGISDQFFHEHLNDIEARLTNICVLLNDDELTRQTLSDLRTEEVREDYIDDFKNNYKQAKSYREQMTSLRPEQLRLHQQLEKVVNLREERERERGASGKCLPPQPYDQCTVDLRSLVIELHLIPEFPEQSRQIANDIANIINNKDTELKNKELIQNKEAIRAASDRAFSGFGEYYAQLGCIEIHVRLNSIQSLIQLISKCVSGSITDTLKPILDIVRTIPGCETYELHAVLYKDAYNHVMDGIASQVLRELENRCLEEEPKKKVKKVSATDRGSLLLRVGYPSVEEKEAIELAVKNGELYAIFNELENELKTICSDKKLRLQTSVFEDSIPQTDTEHAPEPSADDVRKVVVSQKPSTSPKKRELQVVKSLDIRAGNDSEDPNITGCSIVSLKRLAVADRANRCIKLVDTEAGKCSGQSLTLPYAPWDVINIDENTAIASAPSAGKLLRLKIGADKIELTHEYEYHDSCRGLAYSSGRLYVTYGRPYAKINLFNIFDASVQQTIHHGMMHDPWYITVDNANKSMYVSETENPTILHLSSEGRALKCIDFSGIGEEPLGVILKDSSKLWVCCYSCDKTQSLLEIDVESGESEILFKDEGKYPSVIQIHRRSGNIFLNSKGSSCMIQCTMNAI from the exons ATGCGTAGCGGGCGCCATGTTGTGTTAATATATAACCGAAATATAACATTAGATTTCGGCGTATTGGATACATACGCTAGAATGGCTCAATCCGACAATACAAAATCTAACATCTTAGCGTACGTTCACATGCATGTGGTGCGTAGGGTGTTAAGAAGACTGTTGGAATATTGTGTTTACCAAGAGGATAATACATGGACCGTTGACAGGTTTCTGTTTCAAAATATGCATAGAATTCTTGAGACAAGAATTGGACGCGAAACCAGGCAGGTTCTGTTTCCAGGTTATCGAGAAGACACCAATGTCGCAAGCTGGCCTCTAATTTTGTTCCCTTTTTTAATCACTGAGATAAGTGGCACATCACTTTCGTCGGAAATAGTGGATATTATCCGACAACTGACGGATCTTCGTCATACGTTACACGGACGGATTTTTTCGGGAATAAGTGACCAGTTTTTCCATGAACATTTAAATGATATCGAAGCTCGTCTGACGAATATTTGCGTTCTATTAAATGATGATGAACTTACGAGGCAGACACTTAGCGATCTGCGGACCGAGGAGGTGCGAGAAGATTATATCGACGATTTCAAAAACAATTACAAACAGGCGAAATCTTATAGAGAACAAATGACTTCGCTTAGGCCAG AGCAACTAAGACTTCACCAGCAGTTGGAAAAAGTTGTAAATTTACGGGAAG AGCGAGAGCGAGAACGTGGTGCATCAGGAAAATGTTTACCGCCCCAGCCATACGACCAATGTACAGTAGATTTGAGAA GTCTTGTGATCGAGTTGCACCTGATTCCTGAATTTCCGGAGCAAAGTCGACAGATAGCTAATGACATTGCGAACATTATTAACAACAAGGATACAGAACTGAAAAATAAAGAGTTGATACAAAATAAAGAAGCCATCCGAGCCGCATCGGATAGAGCATTTAGTGGCTTTGGTG AATACTACGCTCAACTAGGCTGTATCGAGATTCACGTTCGGCTCAACAGTATCCAAAGTTTGATCCAACTCATCTCAAAGTGTGTCTCTGGGTCAATAACCGATACGTTGAAACCAATTCTTGACATAGTGCGCACAATCCCTGGATGCGAAACGTACGAACTGCACGCTGTTCTATACAAGGATGCGTATAACCACGTCATGGATGGCATAG CGTCACAGGTGCTTAGAGAGCTCGAGAATAGATGCCTTGAGGAAGAACCGAAGAAAAAGGTGAAAAAAGTATCAGCAACCGATCGCGGATCACTACTGCTGAGGGTCGGATATCCGAGTGTAGAGGAAAAGGAAGCGATTGAACTAGCTGTGAAAAACGGGGAACTTTATGCAATATTCAATGAACTCGAAAATGAATTGAAAACGATATGTTCTGACAAGAAACTGCGTTTGCAGACATCGGTTTTTGAAGATAGCATTCCCCAAACAG ATACTGAACACGCTCCAGAACCTAGCGCTGATGACGTGAGGAAGGTTGTAGTAAG CCAAAAGCCATCAACATCACCAAAGAAAAGGGAGTTACAAGTTGTTAAAAGTCTAGACATAAGAGCTGGAAACGATTCAGAAGATCCTAACATTACCGGATGTTCAATTGTATCTCTTAAACGACTCGCTGTGGCAGATCGTGCTAACAGATGCATCAAGTTAGTGGATACAGAAGCTGGTAAATGCTCTGGACAGTCGTTGACATTGCCATATGCCCCGTGGGATGTGATAAACATAGACGAGAACACCGCGATAGCATCCGCGCCATCTGCTGGAAAATTACTGCGTCTGAAAATAGGAGCTGATAAAATAGAATTAACTCACGAGTATGAGTACCATGATTCCTGTCGCGGATTGGCATATTCTTCCGGGCGATTGTATGTCACATACGGACGTCCTTATGCAAAGATCAATCTCTTTAACATATTTGACGCATCGGTACAGCAAACAATACATCATGGAATGATGCATGACCCTTGGTATATCACTGTTGATAACGCAAATAAATCAATGTACGTATCAGAAACGGAAAACCCCACAATCCTGCACTTAAGCAGTGAAGGAAGAGCTTTGAAATGTATTGATTTTAGTGGAATTGGTGAAGAACCGTTGGGAGTTATTTTGAAGGATAGTTCCAAGTTGTGGGTTTGCTGCTACagctgtgacaaaacacaatctCTTCTTGAGATCGATGTTGAAAGTGGAGAAAGTGAGATCCTTTTTAAAGACGAAGGCAAATACCCAAGTGTCATACAGATCCACCGACGTTCGGGAAACATATTTTTGAACTCAAAGGGATCATCTTGTATGATACAGTGTACAATGAATgcaatttaa